In Nymphaea colorata isolate Beijing-Zhang1983 chromosome 10, ASM883128v2, whole genome shotgun sequence, the genomic stretch TCAGCTGAGCACTCTTGGCCTCTCCCTGGATGCAAGTACAAATGAAATGGTTTACAGAAAGCCAAAGCAGGACCGACAGgttacaaaaaaacaaaaaactaaaggTTATCATGAAAGTCATCAAAAGAAGCGGAAGGGGCGTTCAACATCAGtagtatttaaattttaaatattatgaaCTGCAAAATTTGAATAATAACAGCCGGACCTGAGCTCTGATAACAGCACTCCGCTTGTCTTGCTCTGCCTTCTCCACAACAAACTTGGCACGCTCTGCTTCTTGTGCAGCCACCTGCTTGGCTTCGATTGCAGCAGTAAACTCCTTTCCAAATGTTAGACTTGTGATGGACACATCATCCAGTGCTATgttgaaatttgctgctctctcAGTCAATATTTTCCTTATCTCCCTACTAACAGCCTGCAAAGTTGATATTTTAATGTCTGGAGAAAATCATAAAACTGACATTTAACTTAGAGGGTCATGCTCAACCATTTTCTGATATGCCtaaccaagaaaaacacaagttCCGAAATGAATATGCTGACTTGCAGATTATTTGGTTCCTGCGGCGATCAGGTTAGTTCTGAAATGAACTACAACCAAACCTAATCAGAAAACCAAGATTTTAAACTATTGACATATACAGTCAAGAAAACAGATTCAGATAAATGATCCTACCTCTCTCTGAGTGATGAGCTGGCTAGCATTGTACTGTGCAACTACTGCCTTCAGGGTTTCATGAATTATTGAAGGTAGTACCCTTTCATTGTAATTCTCACCAAGCGTTCGATAGACTGTTGGCAGTTGATCTGGAATAGGTCGAGTAAGAACTCGAAGGCCAATTTTGACCTGCATGAAAGCATGGACTTGTTTCAATTGACAATTTGAAAgcattaagaaaagaaaaagatactaATGTGCacttcatatatacatatatgatcaGATGACTCAAGCCATGTATGAGATGAGGCAACCATCAGCAACACCAGTTTTATCAACGAGTAGTTCAGGCTACATGATTGTCAGTCTTGTTCTAAACAAGAAAGCACCATTAGATCCTTTACACAATTTAGTAAAAATACAACTTAAGCAAAATATATGTACTAATTTCTGAAAAGCAAAGCCAGACCACCGAAGTATCAAACAGAGAGAAGGATTCCAGGCAACTCGTGGGCTAAATCCCAGATTTCCAGCTTACATGGTCCAAAGACAGAAAAAGCTCATAAGTACCTCAACCagaggaaaaaaggagaaacatcGATTAAAAGGCAACAGaggcaaagaagaaaatatctgATACTTGCAGACACCTACAAGgcaaaggaggaaaagaaaaaagaaggctcAGATTAAATTTGTAGATCTAAGTGCCATCATGATCCTTGATCAAGGTGGGGTGCATGACATTTTTTATCATCACAGCCACCTGCTTGGTGGCAAGAATTAATGCACACATGCagatatatatgaaagagacagagagagaggacagGAAATTTTAGATGCATCCAGAAGTCAcgtgtgcacacacacacatgcaaaaAGGGGTGCTGGGACTAGATGAACAGATTCAAATAACATCACCACCCAGACGTTTATCAGAGTGGTAATTGACAAGTTTTCTCATCATAACTACCTTTTCTTGAAAAGGCACACATTAGAAAAAGGAGACACGTTGGAGCTTCCCAACATCAACATGCCTACTTATGTGATAGCTTATGGAAAAACTACAATGCCAGCAACCTTACCAGCGCATTAGATGCATCCTTCATCACGTAGAATGAGAGAATATTAAATTATGGCTTACTTATCCAAAGCCAAAGTAACATAGAGGATTCATAACCATTTTAAACACACAAAGATAATTGACGTGTAAATATTAGCATAAATATGGAAAGAGGTGCAAGTAGTCTGGCAAGTGATGAATCAAcaggagaaaatttttgaagattaaTATTGAATTCTGTGGCACTCACCATTTGCAAATCACGACTTCCAGAGGTGCTCTCCACAAGATGAGGTCTTGCACGGACATCATAAATGACAGGTCTATCAAACCAAGGTACCATAAGATGTGTGCCTTCGGGATAAACCTACAAGTAAAAGTGTCACTAGATAGAAATTAAAGACCATCTTTCATCACAAAgttgaaaatcaaggaaatttAAATGATTATACAGTTAAGGTGTTATTATAAATAAGTTCATTGAAAAAGTTTAAAGCTATGTCAGATCATATAGCTGTAAGATATGGAGATACTGTTATTTTTATTAAGTTTTCAACTAATTTTCTGTAAAAGGGAATACAAAATGGGAACCAAAATGAACTTTCTATATAAAAGGAtacaaaatggaaaacaaaacaGTGAATCCCTGTGACATGGCTTTAAACTTATTCTCTTGGTTTCCAGCATTCCAAATTCATTACCAGAATTAGGTACTCAATGAACACAAAGCCCAGAGATagaaaagggagaaaacagAAAACCTCAGTTGTGGACCTTGGAAAAATGGACACAATCTTAAAATGCAAAATAGATTAAACAAAATTTGGGCCATTATGATGaaataacacaaaaagaaaagatatatcCACATGAAAACATGAGGCCACGAAAAGAAGGATTAACAATTTAACACGAGAAAAATCTAAGTGTGAAAATGGTGCCCGCTAGCACAGAGTAAACTCAGAAGTGTCTGAAATGTTCTAGAATTCTAGTATGCCCCTTGCTTTCCATATAGTGGCATTTGACCTCAAAACAAGTCAAGCACAGTGAGTAAAGTGATGACATGTCAGTTTAGTATATTGAAGTTATTAGCTAATTTGTTTGACCAAATAACATGAAGGGTTTATCTGTCTGTCCATAAAAGAACAGAATGCTTTTTTAATCTTTATATGCGTCCCTCAtcccttttttttatctttttacaTTGTTATTACTTAAATTTGACGATAATAGGCTTGGTCCAGGTTGACTGAGTCCAGTTTCTGGACAAACATGGTCTGGTGTTCACCAAGCGTTATAAAGAACACCAAACTTTTCTTTGATTCAAACTGATGCACATCCAAAACTGGACGAGAATGGTCGTGTATGACTGACTGCATCAACTTGTTGGACTTGCACTTTTGGCACAGACAAGGCACACAAAAGACAAGTGAACTCAAGTGCAGAAACGATTTTGGCAAGTCCATGTAACTTAAGTTCAAATGAGAACCCAGACCTGAACCTTTTGAGAACAGCAGCAATGCTCCGTAGGCTCCTTAAAAAAACCCAGGTTGGACACCTATAGCTTCAGCTTGCATGAAGAGTGATACCCATAGGAATTGAACCATGACTGTGTACATGACAGCCAAGGCCACTCTAGTTGCCAACCCCTCGGGCCCAGCACTTGCCTTTTCTAAAATTGAGTCAGGGTTTCTGAAAGTTCATCAAAACATATGACGTGCACACACGCTATCATGCTAACAGAAGATAACAAATAACTTGACTTTGAAATGCAGAAAGGCTTTGCATAACTAAGGAATTGCTCAGATGTCAACCTAATCACCAAAAAACAGCCAGTTATCACCAGATTCAccacaaatttctcaaaaaaatatgtgtttttCTTTAAGGCAAACTAAAGCCACTAACACGTTTTTCATCACACTCTGAAGACATTATTGCCATTTTAGACCCATGAAGCTTCTAGTCCAAAGTAAATGTGCCTGCATATTGTAAcggattttagaatttttagtTGTCACATGGTAGCATAGGAGGAAGATCAGAATTAGAGATTCATCCATGTAagcaggaaacaaaaaaaaaatctattctAGTTCTATCA encodes the following:
- the LOC116263259 gene encoding prohibitin-1, mitochondrial, with amino-acid sequence MNFNNVRVPKVPGGGAASALVKVAVLGGLGLYAATHSLYNVEGGHRAIVFNRIVGIKDKVYPEGTHLMVPWFDRPVIYDVRARPHLVESTSGSRDLQMVKIGLRVLTRPIPDQLPTVYRTLGENYNERVLPSIIHETLKAVVAQYNASQLITQREAVSREIRKILTERAANFNIALDDVSITSLTFGKEFTAAIEAKQVAAQEAERAKFVVEKAEQDKRSAVIRAQGEAKSAQLIGQAIANNPAFITLRKIEAAREIAHTISNSANRVFLSSDDLLLNLQEMDLDIPAKK